One Campylobacter concisus DNA segment encodes these proteins:
- a CDS encoding retention module-containing protein: MQKLGVIKNILGGEVVAVDKSGNERVLKVGDSIFEGETIKANGSTKAVIAANDGKEVSLQNGESLSLDKEANALSDNPEIASIQKALLNGANITDLEETAAGGNQGGGNATGDGVSLGAASFAEGGHYSNINENYRNLTDANRAFQTPENSIGGYNDAGTDADTTTPISPATPVTPSTPSTPVTPPTPSTPSTPGVTVTPGTPSPANPPVITPRPGAVEITTSIDPATSEVRESGAGANGEGGHYLVYKLGLSGTPVSPSGETTDLGLNFLGGTRGEDYSNVVEYSTDNGATFHPLSGYTITGVNIEDISKVQVRIKVLDDNGQDTTKGPLHHNQNEGENTGPQGMTIDNVQKTDMVDNFAVFKEGVKLSVTPSSSYLLPTTNANMAEGKIIDNDDNIELNKDIKGNIANHTNLNTNDGDDTVSIKANLENLHLDTGSGNDVVNFDKEVTISGTANSGSNANSTSIDLYSGDDVVNINADLTMNKASINLGATTNDPSYNAHDASGTNELNINANITGVGSDWRNKNTVSMGDGDDTVNFKDGVKVEKVFINMNAGENTAKGSHVTLEDVRLDTATSYTKAGETSNVEFSDSTFRNVEINFGVNTAADVNLGVQNVKLTNIIGDHVTANAQDYLEVKGGSYTGGANYFSSKDIVIDDITVDQASIGSFSGVSSVANISNLTATNRVGLRYGDGDDTINLNGGNNLSKADSSSYADIDTGNGNDTINFTGENKSGGLSINTDDGNDTITFGAGTTLGGTYTSSDNNLVSHYVGVRMGAGDDTLNIDKGAVLKNAGIEMGDGNDVANLNGGLEKAGGGMYSPGVSAINLGSGDDIIHIGKDAVVNDDAMTFLGGGHLEHDGIIIQGGEGNDTLDIAGNIDFSKVAGFEKVSLGGSANNVTLNLTIDDVLNITRGNLNNTLRIDGEAGDQVDMSAFSKGGVNSEGYTEYSATSNGTTFTIEIKDEIVLHS, encoded by the coding sequence ATGCAAAAGTTAGGCGTTATCAAAAATATCCTAGGCGGTGAAGTCGTAGCTGTTGATAAAAGTGGCAACGAAAGAGTCTTGAAGGTGGGCGATAGCATTTTTGAAGGCGAAACGATAAAAGCTAATGGCTCTACAAAAGCAGTGATCGCAGCAAACGACGGCAAAGAGGTCAGCTTGCAAAATGGCGAAAGTCTGAGCCTAGACAAAGAGGCAAATGCACTTAGTGACAACCCAGAGATAGCCTCTATCCAAAAAGCCTTGCTAAACGGCGCAAACATCACAGACCTTGAAGAGACTGCAGCTGGTGGCAACCAAGGCGGTGGTAATGCTACTGGAGATGGCGTGAGTTTGGGAGCTGCAAGCTTTGCTGAGGGTGGCCACTACTCAAATATCAATGAAAACTATAGAAATTTAACCGATGCAAATAGAGCTTTTCAAACCCCAGAAAACTCAATAGGCGGCTATAATGATGCAGGCACAGATGCAGATACGACAACTCCTATCTCACCAGCTACACCTGTCACTCCAAGCACACCAAGCACTCCAGTAACGCCACCAACTCCGAGTACGCCAAGCACTCCTGGCGTCACTGTAACTCCAGGCACTCCTTCACCTGCTAATCCTCCAGTCATCACGCCTCGTCCTGGCGCAGTAGAGATCACTACTAGCATCGATCCTGCTACTAGCGAGGTAAGAGAGAGTGGCGCAGGAGCAAACGGCGAGGGCGGACACTATCTTGTTTATAAACTAGGTCTATCAGGCACTCCGGTAAGTCCAAGTGGCGAGACCACAGATCTAGGTTTAAATTTCCTCGGTGGCACTAGAGGAGAGGATTATTCAAACGTGGTTGAGTACTCAACTGACAATGGTGCGACATTTCATCCACTATCAGGCTACACGATAACTGGCGTAAATATAGAAGATATCTCAAAAGTGCAAGTAAGGATAAAGGTGCTTGACGATAACGGCCAAGACACCACAAAAGGTCCTTTGCATCACAACCAAAACGAGGGTGAGAACACTGGCCCTCAAGGCATGACTATCGACAATGTACAAAAAACTGATATGGTTGATAATTTTGCTGTATTTAAAGAGGGTGTAAAACTAAGTGTCACGCCAAGCAGTAGTTATCTGCTACCAACAACTAATGCAAATATGGCCGAAGGCAAAATAATAGATAATGACGACAACATCGAGCTAAATAAAGATATCAAAGGCAATATCGCAAACCATACAAATTTAAATACAAATGATGGTGATGATACGGTTAGCATAAAAGCAAATTTAGAAAATTTACACTTAGATACTGGCTCTGGTAACGACGTAGTAAATTTTGATAAAGAGGTTACTATTAGTGGCACAGCAAATAGCGGCTCAAACGCTAATAGTACAAGTATAGATCTTTATAGTGGCGATGATGTGGTAAATATCAATGCTGATCTAACCATGAACAAAGCTTCAATTAATCTTGGTGCAACAACAAATGATCCAAGCTACAACGCACATGATGCCTCAGGTACTAATGAGCTAAATATAAATGCAAATATTACCGGTGTAGGCTCTGACTGGAGAAATAAAAATACTGTTTCTATGGGTGATGGCGACGACACTGTAAATTTTAAAGATGGCGTAAAAGTTGAAAAAGTGTTTATAAATATGAACGCTGGAGAAAATACCGCCAAGGGAAGCCATGTGACCTTAGAAGATGTTCGCTTAGATACTGCAACTAGTTACACAAAAGCTGGCGAAACTAGTAATGTAGAATTTTCAGACTCTACATTTAGAAATGTAGAGATAAATTTTGGCGTAAATACCGCCGCAGACGTCAATCTTGGCGTGCAAAATGTAAAACTTACTAATATCATAGGAGATCACGTCACAGCTAATGCACAAGATTATCTTGAAGTAAAAGGCGGATCATATACTGGGGGCGCTAACTACTTTTCATCTAAAGATATCGTTATAGATGATATTACAGTAGATCAAGCTAGTATCGGTTCATTTAGCGGTGTCTCATCAGTTGCAAACATATCAAATTTAACAGCTACAAATAGGGTTGGCCTAAGATATGGAGACGGCGACGATACGATAAATTTAAATGGTGGTAACAACCTAAGCAAGGCTGACTCTTCAAGCTATGCCGATATAGATACCGGAAATGGCAACGATACTATAAATTTCACTGGTGAAAACAAATCCGGTGGCTTAAGTATAAATACAGATGATGGCAACGATACTATAACATTTGGTGCAGGCACTACACTTGGTGGTACTTATACGAGTAGCGATAATAACCTAGTTAGCCACTATGTTGGCGTAAGAATGGGCGCAGGAGACGATACGCTAAATATCGACAAGGGTGCTGTTCTTAAAAATGCTGGCATAGAAATGGGTGATGGTAATGACGTTGCAAATTTAAATGGCGGTCTAGAAAAAGCAGGGGGCGGTATGTATAGCCCTGGCGTAAGTGCTATTAACCTAGGTAGTGGCGATGACATCATACATATCGGCAAAGATGCGGTGGTTAATGATGATGCTATGACTTTTCTGGGTGGTGGTCATTTAGAGCATGACGGCATCATCATCCAAGGCGGTGAAGGTAACGATACGCTAGATATTGCTGGAAATATCGACTTTAGCAAGGTGGCCGGCTTTGAAAAAGTTAGCCTTGGCGGAAGCGCAAACAATGTAACGCTAAATTTAACTATAGATGATGTGCTAAATATCACTCGTGGAAATCTTAATAACACTCTTAGGATAGATGGCGAGGCGGGTGATCAAGTAGATATGTCAGCCTTTAGCAAAGGTGGGGTAAATTCTGAAGGGTATACAGAGTACTCAGCTACGTCTAATGGCACGACATTTACCATCGAGATAAAAGACGAAATAGTCTTACACTCTTAA